A part of Pristiophorus japonicus isolate sPriJap1 chromosome 15, sPriJap1.hap1, whole genome shotgun sequence genomic DNA contains:
- the LOC139281610 gene encoding putative nuclease HARBI1: MVEKEALTCVYGVKKMHQYLFRRQFEPLTSLLSDSKAVNANAFRKDVLRELCHLLRSNLQPHTRLRTALTVETKVTIALNFYTTGSFQSATADISNISQFSTHRSIGLVTDALYKRKVQYFSFLMTRGKQVEWQAVFVWIAGFPSVQGAINCTHVGQRAPLNHVELSMNRKGFHSLNVQLMCDHQRRILAVDARYPGSSHDSFILRQTSVPAIFTGPNHDCGWLLGDNGYPQSTWLLTPLRNPRTAAKHDDNDTHSDTRCIIEHCIRTLKQSFRCLDRSGGALQFSPE; the protein is encoded by the exons atggtcgagaaggaagcactcacgtgtgtttacggtgtgaaaaagatgcaccagtacctttttcgtAGACAGTtcgagccgttaacatccttgttgtccgacagcaaggctgtcaacgccaatgc atttagaaaggacGTCCTGAGGGAGCTATGCCATCTCCTGCGGTCAAATCTGCAGCCTCacacaaggttgaggacagctctcaccgttgagaccaaggtcaccatagctctcaacttttacacgacgggctcgttccagtctgcaactgcagacatatccaacatttcccaattctccACCCATCGCTCCATCGGCTTGGTCaccgatgctctgtataagagaaaAGTCCAATATTTCTCCTTCCTGATGACCAGGGGGAAGCAGGTGGAGTGGCAAGCCGTATTTGtctggattgcagggttccccagtgtgcagggtgccatcaactgcacacacgttggccaGAGGGCGCCACTGAACCATGTCGAACTCtctatgaacagaaagggattccattccctgaatgttcagttgatgtgtgaccaccagcgtaggatcctggcagtcgatgccaggtatccaggcagcagccacgattcgttCATCCTGcgtcagaccagtgtgcctgccatcttcaccgggccaaaccacgattgtggatggctgctaggGGACAATGGATATCCccagtccacttggctgctgactccactacggaaccccaggacagcggccaaGCATGATGACAACGACACTCATTCtgacaccaggtgcatcatcgagcactgcatcagGACCCTCAAACAGagcttccgttgcctggaccgctctggtggtgcTTTGCAGTTCTCTCCTGAAtga